The bacterium genome has a segment encoding these proteins:
- a CDS encoding ABC transporter ATP-binding protein codes for MTTATAVERHGPSRDATATGANLLDIENLAVRFELPTETIRAVSGVSLKVAPSETFALVGESGSGKSVSMLSVMGLLPSPPALVSGSIRLEGREIVGMPARELKRIRGRDVAMVFQEPMSSLNPVHRVGRQIGESLRIHRGFTKAEARRRAIELLDRVGIPSAASRVDDYPHEFSGGMRQRAMIAMALACEPKLLIADEPTTALDVTVQAQIVDLVREVQDEYRLAVVWITHDLGVVAEIADRVAVMYAGRIAETGPAHEIYRSTRHPYTSGLLRSIPRLDRPVTTRLAEIPGSPLRVAEELRGCPFDARCPLAGEGCSEALPELEEVGPGRHGSACIHHHQMGDPSDLWSEGSVPGEQAVPGQGGDVVASVRRLRVHFPVVRGLGRSRSGVIRAVDGVDLDVRRGRTLGVVGESGCGKTTLGRALVALVRPTAGTIEIDGKPIDPRSGRHRRTVQMIFQDPFSAMNPGMRVGDVIAEPLRIHRLGTPEEIRERVSELLTQVGLPTDAGRRHPHEFSGGQRQRIAVARALAADPEVIVCDEPVSSLDVSVQAQVVNLLADIQAATGMALVFIAHDLAVVRHVSHEVAVMYLGEIVERAPRDQLYREPLHPYTKALLAAVPAPEPGVSHPGTRTRLVGDLPSPADPPAGCRFHTRCPVAVEGLCSTIKPALTESAPGRWVSCHLVNPPRQQRS; via the coding sequence ATGACTACGGCAACCGCCGTGGAACGCCACGGGCCGTCGCGGGACGCCACCGCCACCGGTGCGAACCTGCTCGACATCGAGAACCTGGCGGTCCGCTTCGAACTGCCCACCGAGACGATCCGTGCGGTCAGCGGCGTGAGCCTCAAGGTCGCTCCCAGCGAGACCTTCGCGCTGGTCGGGGAGTCCGGTTCCGGCAAGAGCGTTTCCATGCTGTCCGTCATGGGCCTGCTGCCCTCGCCGCCCGCGCTGGTGTCGGGGTCCATCCGGCTGGAGGGTCGCGAGATCGTCGGTATGCCGGCCAGGGAGTTGAAGCGCATCCGCGGCCGGGACGTGGCGATGGTCTTCCAGGAGCCGATGTCCTCGCTGAATCCTGTCCATCGGGTTGGCCGCCAGATCGGCGAGAGCCTCCGCATACATCGGGGCTTCACGAAGGCCGAGGCCCGGCGACGGGCTATCGAGCTTCTCGACCGGGTCGGCATACCGTCCGCCGCATCGCGGGTGGACGACTACCCGCACGAGTTCTCGGGAGGCATGCGCCAGCGCGCCATGATCGCCATGGCCCTGGCGTGCGAGCCCAAGCTGCTCATCGCCGACGAACCGACCACCGCTCTCGACGTGACCGTCCAGGCCCAGATCGTCGACCTGGTGCGCGAGGTCCAGGACGAGTACCGGCTGGCGGTCGTGTGGATCACCCATGACCTGGGCGTCGTGGCCGAGATAGCCGATCGGGTGGCGGTCATGTACGCAGGTCGCATAGCCGAGACCGGTCCCGCCCACGAGATCTACCGTTCGACCCGGCATCCCTACACGTCCGGATTGCTGCGCTCGATCCCGCGGCTGGACCGGCCCGTGACCACCCGCCTCGCCGAGATTCCGGGTTCGCCCCTGCGCGTGGCCGAGGAGTTGAGAGGCTGCCCATTCGACGCGAGGTGTCCCCTCGCTGGGGAGGGGTGCAGCGAGGCGCTTCCCGAATTGGAGGAAGTGGGCCCCGGCCGGCACGGCTCGGCTTGCATACACCATCACCAGATGGGTGATCCTTCCGACCTGTGGTCGGAGGGATCCGTACCCGGGGAGCAGGCGGTTCCAGGGCAGGGTGGGGACGTGGTCGCCTCCGTCCGGCGTCTTCGAGTGCACTTTCCGGTGGTCCGCGGACTCGGCCGATCCCGTTCCGGAGTGATACGGGCGGTGGATGGAGTGGACCTGGACGTGCGCCGCGGCCGGACCCTGGGCGTGGTCGGTGAGAGCGGCTGCGGCAAGACCACGCTGGGCCGGGCCCTCGTAGCCCTTGTCCGACCCACCGCGGGGACGATCGAGATCGACGGGAAGCCGATAGACCCCCGGAGCGGCAGGCACCGGAGAACCGTGCAGATGATCTTCCAGGATCCCTTCTCGGCGATGAACCCGGGTATGCGGGTGGGGGATGTGATTGCGGAGCCGCTGCGCATCCATAGGCTCGGGACACCGGAGGAGATCCGGGAACGAGTGTCCGAACTGCTCACCCAGGTAGGGCTTCCCACCGACGCCGGCCGGAGACACCCGCACGAGTTCAGCGGCGGGCAGAGGCAGCGGATCGCCGTCGCCCGCGCCCTGGCGGCCGATCCCGAGGTGATCGTCTGCGACGAGCCGGTCTCGTCCCTGGACGTCTCGGTCCAGGCCCAGGTCGTGAACCTGCTGGCCGACATACAGGCGGCTACAGGCATGGCGCTCGTCTTCATCGCCCATGACCTGGCGGTGGTGCGCCACGTTTCCCACGAGGTGGCCGTGATGTACCTCGGCGAGATCGTGGAGCGAGCCCCGCGCGACCAGCTCTACCGGGAGCCGCTCCACCCCTACACGAAGGCGCTCCTGGCCGCGGTGCCGGCGCCGGAGCCGGGCGTCTCCCACCCCGGCACACGCACCCGGCTCGTGGGGGACCTACCGAGCCCGGCCGACCCCCCGGCCGGCTGTCGCTTCCACACCCGGTGCCCGGTGGCGGTGGAAGGCCTGTGCTCGACGATCAAACCGGCTCTCACCGAGTCCGCCCCCGGTCGGTGGGTGTCCTGCCACTTGGTGAATCCACCCAGGCAGCAGCGGTCTTAG
- a CDS encoding DUF3566 domain-containing protein, whose translation MATVRRVRRVIRKFDPWTVFKVSLLLHVVFAAATLIGLLLMWSLVERAGIPASLDRFLITISLVDEGSVFFDNGSRFIRVAIFFSVVFGAAMTLLTTLAAVFYNLTSDVVGGVEVVMLEETLQVPAAPVPSPPDPDPETPPEGSAEMPTLAGDRWWSSF comes from the coding sequence TTCGATCCGTGGACGGTGTTCAAGGTGTCGCTCCTCCTGCACGTGGTGTTCGCAGCCGCCACGTTGATCGGCCTGCTCCTCATGTGGTCCCTGGTGGAGAGGGCGGGCATCCCCGCCTCGCTCGACCGGTTCCTGATCACTATCAGCCTGGTTGACGAGGGCTCGGTCTTCTTCGACAACGGGAGCCGGTTCATCCGGGTGGCGATCTTCTTCTCGGTGGTGTTCGGGGCGGCGATGACCCTGCTGACCACGCTGGCGGCGGTGTTCTACAACCTGACGTCCGACGTGGTGGGCGGCGTGGAGGTGGTCATGCTGGAGGAGACATTGCAGGTGCCGGCGGCCCCGGTGCCCAGCCCCCCGGATCCGGACCCGGAGACCCCACCCGAGGGCTCCGCCGAGATGCCCACCCTGGCCGGCGACCGCTGGTGGAGTAGTTTCTAG
- a CDS encoding DNA alkylation repair protein, protein MDESLRADLVARLAAAGDPDRAEGQQRYMKSELPFHGVRVPEVRRLAGAVVRDHPLTDPDAWEETVVGIWRAATHREQRYGAIELAYARPYRGWLRPDRLAMVDEMIVTGAWWDYVDQLASKHMGHLLGTYPADIRPVLLSWAEDDDIWRRRTAILAQLRFKDRTDPDLLFTVIEPSIARKEFFLRKAIGWALRAYSKTCPDAVTRYVEANRRRLSPLSRREAMKALDS, encoded by the coding sequence ATGGATGAATCACTGAGGGCCGATCTAGTGGCCCGCCTTGCCGCCGCCGGCGATCCCGACCGGGCGGAGGGCCAGCAGCGATACATGAAGTCAGAACTCCCCTTTCACGGGGTCCGGGTGCCCGAGGTGCGGCGCCTGGCCGGGGCGGTCGTCAGGGACCATCCGCTGACCGATCCCGATGCCTGGGAGGAGACCGTTGTCGGGATATGGCGGGCGGCCACACACCGGGAGCAGCGCTACGGGGCCATCGAGTTGGCCTACGCCCGGCCCTACCGAGGGTGGCTGCGGCCCGATCGGCTGGCGATGGTGGACGAGATGATCGTTACCGGCGCCTGGTGGGACTACGTGGATCAACTGGCGAGCAAGCACATGGGCCACCTGCTCGGTACGTACCCGGCGGACATCCGTCCGGTACTGCTCTCGTGGGCGGAGGACGACGACATATGGCGGCGCCGGACCGCGATACTGGCCCAACTCCGGTTCAAGGACCGTACCGATCCCGACCTCCTCTTCACCGTGATCGAACCTTCCATCGCCCGCAAGGAGTTCTTCCTGCGCAAGGCGATCGGATGGGCGCTGCGGGCGTACTCCAAGACCTGCCCCGACGCGGTGACCCGCTACGTGGAGGCCAACCGCCGCCGTCTCTCCCCCCTCAGCAGGCGCGAGGCCATGAAGGCGCTGGATTCCTAG
- a CDS encoding cation diffusion facilitator family transporter produces the protein MLSKLKHLVVPHSHDHSETIQSADESSEEGIRAAWIGLAGMMATAVAQVVIVALSGSIALLADTIHNLGHAATTIPLIVAFRMGRWRATKRYTYGFRRAEDLVGLFIGLIILASVAIIIWESVDALINPRVVTNLWWVFAAGIVGFLGNEIVAVYRIRAGRRIGSAALIAEGQHARADGLTSIAVAIGMVGVWLGYPRADPIVGFLIAIVILGILVSSMRTVVRRLMDGVDEGLIDHLTATVKETPGVVAVDTVRARWSGHRMSGEVAIQIDPAQTVLRGHRIAEEVEHAVLHAVPNTDSVVVHLHPAVPADEASSLHELSGHHASREAREAYRARQASH, from the coding sequence GTGCTCTCCAAGCTGAAACACCTTGTCGTGCCTCACTCCCACGACCACAGCGAGACGATCCAGTCGGCCGACGAGTCGAGCGAAGAGGGGATACGGGCCGCATGGATCGGGCTGGCCGGCATGATGGCGACCGCGGTGGCACAGGTAGTCATCGTTGCTCTGTCGGGTTCGATCGCGTTGCTGGCTGACACCATCCACAACCTTGGCCATGCCGCTACCACGATCCCGTTGATCGTGGCGTTTCGCATGGGCCGCTGGCGAGCTACCAAGCGATACACCTACGGCTTCCGGCGAGCCGAGGACCTTGTCGGGCTGTTCATCGGGTTGATCATCCTGGCAAGCGTGGCGATCATCATTTGGGAGTCCGTCGACGCCTTGATCAACCCGCGAGTGGTGACCAATCTCTGGTGGGTGTTCGCGGCGGGGATCGTGGGTTTTCTCGGAAACGAGATCGTGGCTGTCTATCGGATCCGCGCCGGTCGGCGGATTGGCTCTGCGGCACTCATTGCTGAAGGCCAGCATGCACGAGCGGATGGACTGACATCGATCGCGGTTGCGATCGGCATGGTCGGAGTCTGGCTCGGCTACCCCCGAGCCGACCCGATCGTGGGATTCCTGATCGCGATCGTGATTCTTGGAATCCTCGTATCGTCAATGCGTACCGTTGTGAGGCGGCTGATGGACGGTGTCGACGAGGGGCTGATTGACCACCTCACCGCGACAGTCAAAGAGACACCCGGTGTGGTGGCAGTCGACACGGTGCGCGCCAGGTGGTCGGGCCATCGGATGTCGGGGGAGGTCGCAATCCAGATCGACCCGGCGCAGACTGTGCTCCGAGGCCACCGAATCGCCGAAGAGGTAGAACACGCCGTACTTCATGCCGTGCCCAACACGGATAGCGTTGTCGTCCATTTGCATCCTGCGGTCCCGGCAGATGAGGCGTCGAGTCTGCATGAGCTCTCGGGCCACCACGCCAGTCGCGAGGCCAGGGAGGCGTACAGAGCCCGCCAGGCCTCTCACTAG